One Cervus canadensis isolate Bull #8, Minnesota chromosome 12, ASM1932006v1, whole genome shotgun sequence DNA window includes the following coding sequences:
- the CCDC166 gene encoding coiled-coil domain-containing protein 166 yields MAPKKKSGPGAGRRGAAAGEGAEPPLSERGQYLQREHKLLSEELNACKQREDQLRQENDLLDSEAARLREENRFYASYASTRAQRCANAVVTLEEQNRVDLSQIHRQRAELASVYRAREDGLRAQLLEMEARAAQMAQQVQELQPYKELQLEQLARIRALERELLHMRVEHTQLLHRVKQQFLEDKAAFEREARQRVQSLARRAEREAARALLAHTQAIRVDNGRLRQELLQLRRRAQVLRDTRRQLLEQREQLRRELEDTRDLARVHGWLRRGPEGPPLWEPSPAASDPESFPSKTPSRATFPVPLVPASQNPSQVLSRADSWTPPLPSKVSVPRLPSLVPSRVGSRVLSLAPSRANSRVPSHDPSHAGSRVQSLSLSRPGSRVPSLTPSGPGSGVASLTPSRPDSQFSSRSSLHAASQNTILSGKLVPRSGSYPLPVEEDSDRDAADEAASGRA; encoded by the exons ATGGCGCCCAAGAAGAAGAGCGGGCCGGGCGCCGGGCGACGGGGGGCCGCGGCAGGAGAGGGCGCCGAGCCGCCGCTGTCGGAGCGCGGTCAGTACCTGCAGCGCGAGCACAAGCTGCTCTCTGAGGAACTGAACGCCTGTAAGCAGCGAGAGGACCAACTGAGGCAGGAGAACGACTTGCTGGACAGCGAGGCGGCGCGCCTGCGCGAGGAGAACCGGTTCTACGCGAGCTACGCGAGCACGCGCGCGCAGCGCTGCGCCAACGCCGTCGTGACGCTGGAAGAGCAGAACCGCGTGGACCTGTCGCAGATCCACAGGCAGCGCGCAGAGCTGGCGTCGGTCTACCGCGCGCGTGAGGACGGGCTGCGCGCGCAGCTGCTGGAGATGGAGGCGCGCGCGGCGCAGATGGCGCAGCAGGTGCAGGAGCTGCAGCCCTACAAG GAGCTGCAGCTGGAGCAGCTGGCCCGGATCCGGGCTCTGGAGCGCGAGCTACTGCACATGCGTGTGGAGCACACGCAGCTGCTCCACCGCGTGAAGCAGCAGTTCCTGGAGGACAAGGCAGCGTTTGAGCGCGAGGCGCGCCAGCGCGTGCAGTCGCTGGCGCGGCGCGCGGAGCGGGAGGCGGCGCGCGCGCTCCTGGCGCACACCCAGGCCATCCGAGTGGACAACGGCCGCCTGCGGCAGGAGCTGCTGCAGCTGCGCCGCCGGGCCCAGGTGCTGCGGGACACGCGGCGCCAGTTGCTGGAGCAGCGCGAGCAGCTGCGGCGCGAGCTTGAGGACACGCGGGACCTGGCGCGCGTGCACGGCTGGCTGCGCCGCGGCCCCGAGGGCCCGCCGCTTTGGGAGCCGTCGCCGGCCGCTTCTGACCCCGAGTCTTTTCCCTCGAAGACCCCGTCGCGCGCGACCTTCCCGGTCCCATTAGTCCCAGCCTCCCAGAACCCTTCTCAGGTCTTAAGCCGCGCGGATTCTTGGACCCCGCCCCTGCCCTCGAAGGTCTCAGTTCCCAGGCTCCCGTCACTGGTCCCGTCGCGTGTTGGCTCCAGGGTCCTGTCTCTGGCCCCTTCGAGGGCCAATTCACGAGTCCCATCCCACGACCCATCGCACGCGGGCTCCAGGGTCCAGTCCTTGTCCCTGTCGCGCCCAGGTTCCAGGGTCCCATCCCTGACCCCATCCGGCCCGGGGTCCGGGGTCGCGTCCTTAACACCGTCCCGACCCGACTCTCAATTCTCTTCGCGGTCCTCACTGCATGCCGCCTCACAGAACACCATCCTCTCTGGGAAGCTCGTCCCCAGGTCGGGCTCTTACCCTCTCCCAGTTGAAGAAGACAGCGACCGTGATGCTGCAGATGAAGCCGCCTCCGGGAGAGCCTGA